A window of Primulina tabacum isolate GXHZ01 chromosome 4, ASM2559414v2, whole genome shotgun sequence contains these coding sequences:
- the LOC142543164 gene encoding ran-binding protein 1 homolog b-like, protein MANVAEPAARNREEEEEEPHPAVEDEDTGAPVVPIVRLEEVSVVTGEENEEILLNLKAKLYRFDMEGNQWKERGVGTVKLLKDKVNGKVRLVMRQNKTLKICANHLVLPTFSVQEHHGNDKSCVWHAADFADGELKDQTFCIRFPSVQSCKAFKDKIEEITESVAQGGGESEEANTAASLLENLSVEGKDSEEKPKAKEEALSYVGEKKDDTE, encoded by the exons ATGGCGAACGTAGCAGAACCCGCAGCTCGAAATAGAGAAGAAGAGGAGGAAGAACCCCATCCAGCGGTTGAAGATGAGGATACCGGAGCACCTGTGGTCCCGATCGTCAGGCTTGAAGAAGTTAGCGTCGTCACCGGCGAGGAGAATGAAGAAATTCTTCTGAATTT GAAAGCAAAGCTGTATAGATTTGACATGGAAGGAAACCAATGGAAGGAGAGGGGAGTTGGGACCGTGAAGTTACTGAAGGACAAGGTGAATGGCAAAGTTAGGCTTGTCATGAGGCAGAATAAGACCCTAAAAATTTGCGCCAATCATCTTG TGCTGCCCACATTTTCGGTTCAAGAGCATCATGGGAATGACAAGTCTTGTGTATGGCATGCTGCTGATTTTGCTGACGGAGAGCTGAAGGATCAGACCTTCTGTATTCGTTTTCCGTCAGTTCAGA GTTGCAAAGCTTTCAAAGATAAAATTGAAGAAATCACTGAATCTGTGGCACAGGGCGGTGGAGAGAGTGAAGAAGCCAACACTGCTGCCAGtcttcttgaaaatttgagCGTTGAAGGAAAAGATAGTGAAGAGAAGCCAAAGGCAAAAGAGGAAGCACTTTCATATGTGGGTGAGAAAAAGGACGACACTGAGTAG